In the genome of Vicia villosa cultivar HV-30 ecotype Madison, WI linkage group LG7, Vvil1.0, whole genome shotgun sequence, one region contains:
- the LOC131619506 gene encoding auxin response factor 17-like codes for MALQQQLLNVDPNIWLQFARDSFTVPKLHSRVYYFPPGHLEHSPITPTTQTLSLLRPFILCTVSSVDLLADPQTDQIFAKLLLTPVIDATVVPPVEVINEQDNADHVVSSAKTLTTTDANNACGFSVPKACSVSIFPPLDLTTPWPSQELSITDVCGVVWTFNHVYRGNPKRYLFTTGWSAFVDKKTLVGGDTLVFIKNSTGNIFVGIRRQNAAKRIIEKNVVVANAVELAGKNTPFEVMCYPTIDGFDFVVEDKVVEDAMRIHWYPGMRVTHTVKGGSTFHGTISAISYPSTHPWRTLQVEWNEPNVSENLKHVSPWQVEPDFSTPLLHQLFPPTKRLRAAQESALLSDTERISSISKVEFSNFLMKSLNQTPLDFDGMLGVRQNHILGSNSCNSLKGSSFEKSSTKETDNVSNEINTTNHIILFGQIVRPAEKSFNDSAIKRADGREMHNEVDDSSPSFLENC; via the exons ATGGCTCTACAACAACAATTACTTAATGTAGATCCAAATATTTGGCTACAATTTGCTAGAGATTCTTTCACAGTTCCCAAACTTCATTCTAGAGTTTATTATTTTCCTCCTGGTCATTTAGAACATTCTCCTAttacccctaccactcaaacactCTCCCTCCTCCGCCCATTCATTCTCTGCACTGTCTCCTCTGTTGATCTCCTTGCAGATCCTCAAACTGATCAAATCTTTGCAAAACTACTCCTCACTCCCGTCATTGACGCAACTGTTGTTCCTCCTGTCGAGGTTATCAACGAACAAGACAATGCTGATCATGTTGTTTCCTCTGCCAAGACTCTAACTACGACTGATGCTAACAATGCATGTGGATTCTCTGTACCTAAGGCCTGCTCCGTCTCAATCTTTCCGCCGCTTGACTTGACAACTCCATGGCCGTCTCAAGAACTCTCCATCACTGATGTTTGCGGTGTTGTATGGACTTTTAACCATGTCTATCGCGGAAATCCCAAGCGATACCTATTCACCACTGGCTGGAGTGCATTTGTTGACAAGAAGACACTCGTCGGCGGTGATACCCTTGTTTTCATTAAAAACTCCACTGGAAATATATTTGTTGGAATCCGCCGCCAAAATGCTGCTAAAAGAATAATAGAAAAGAACGTTGTCGTTGCCAATGCAGTAGAATTGGCTGGGAAGAACACGCCATTTGAAGTCATGTGTTATCCGACGATTGATGGTTTTGATTTTGTGGTTGAAGATAAAGTTGTGGAAGATGCAATGAGGATTCATTGGTATCCTGGAATGAGAGTTACACACACAGTGAAGGGAGGCTCAACTTTTCATGGGACAATATCTGCAATCTCCTATCCTTCAACTCATCCATGGCGCACGCTACAG GTTGAATGGAATGAACCTAACGTCTCGGAGAATCTAAAGCATGTAAGTCCGTGGCAAGTGGAACCTGATTTTAGCACACCTCTACTGCATCAACTATTCCCTCCAACAAAACGGCTAAGAGCTGCTCAAGAATCTGCCCTACTAAGTGATACCGAAAGAATTTCTTCTATTTCAAAGGTAGAATTCAGTAACTTTTTAATGAAATCCTTGAATCAAACACCATTGGATTTCGATGGCATGCTGGGAGTCAGGCAAAATCATATTTTGGGATCCAATTCTTGCAACTCTTTGAAAGGTAGTTCATTTGAGAAAAGTTCAACGAAAGAAACTGATAATGTGTCAAATGAGATAAACACTACCAATCATATAATACTATTTGGTCAGATCGTGCGTCCCGCTGAAAAAAGTTTCAATGATTCTGCTATTAAGCGGGCTGATGGTCGTGAGATGCACAATGAAGTTGATGATAGCTCACCAAGTTTTTTAGAAAATTGTTAA
- the LOC131620994 gene encoding uncharacterized protein LOC131620994, producing MSTSVSPNLECWKLRTLYSLPSDSWKSPRSVSCHTQKHVPERNKVNGFSCSLLSRSRNLKGKRVNRGCSCSALFNDFHLHKDENGREILEPSLLGIQPEPPSWPEREEILRLSFERRVKSVGIPLSIRMIKKKLQLEQGFGDGSSELNNCSVKKSFGSLLFILHELQNHALQTRESLCGEDLKSVMVKLNREMDDSFVWLFQQVFSETPSLMVDVMVFLSNFSVFSMHNNNIVKDVSEVLHGVVVQDECVKEELTEEEEKLWNSMLEEGSKMQRELRGEGLDHETMMKFVAPVCVEIEGDQYEEYEKTEAYYKKHIVLSPYNSLLLSNYAQFLFLVLHDNDGAEEYYKKSVLVESPEGEAYCRYADFLLWIRKDNWAAELRYLQALESDPGNTYYLSKYASFLWNTGGQQDNSTSFPIEELDNLQI from the exons ATGAGTACAAGTGTTTCTCCCAATCTTGAATGTTGGAAACTGAGAACCCTTTATTCTCTTCCCTCTGATTCATGGAAATCACCACGTTCGGTTTCTTGTCATACACAGAAACATGTTCCTGAGAGGAACAAAGTCAATGGTTTTTCTTGTTCCTTGTTGTCTAGGTCAAGGAACTTGAAGGGTAAAAGAGTAAATCGTGGTTGTTCTTGTTCAgctctttttaatgattttcatctTCACAAAGATGAAAATGGAAGAGAAATTCTGGAACCTTCTTTGCTTGGTATTCAGCCTGAGCCACCTAGCTGGCCAGAGAGAGAAGAGATTTTGAGACTGAGTTTTGAAAGGAGAGTGAAAAGTGTTGGAATCCCTTTGTCTATTAGGATGATTAAAAAGAAGCTTCAATTGGAACAAGGCTTTGGAGATGGATCAAGTGAATTGAATAACTGTTCTGTTAAGAAGAGTTTTGGATCTTTGTTGTTTATTCTTCATGAGCTTCAGAATCATGCTTTGCAAACAAGGGAATCACTTTGTGGTGAAGATTTGAAAAGTGTTATGGTTAAGCTAAATAGAGAAATGGATGATTCTTTTGTGTGGTTGTTTCAACAGGTTTTCAGCGAGACGCCGTCTCTCATGGTTGATGTTATGGTTTTCCTAAGTAACTTTTCTGTGTTTTCTATGCATAACAACAATATTGTTAAGGATGTGAGTGAAGTTCTACATGGTGTTGTGGTTCAAGATGAGTGTGTAAAGGAAGAGTTGACAGAAGAGGAAGAAAAGTTATGGAATTCTATGTTGGAGGAAGGTTCAAAGATGCAAAGAGAATTGAGGGGTGAGGGTTTGGATCATGAAACAATGATGAAGTTTGTGGCACCAGTATGTGTGGAGATTGAAGGGGATCAATATGAGGAATATGAGAAAACTGAGGCTTATTACAAAAAGCATATAGTCCTTTCACCTTACAATTCACTTCTTCTGTCAAACTATGCACAGTTCCTCTTCCTTGTTCTTCATGACAATGATGG AGCTGAAGAATACTACAAAAAATCAGTGCTAGTTGAATCACCAGAGGGTGAAGCATATTGCAGATATGCCGATTTCTTGTTGTGGATAAGGAAGGATAATTGGGCAGCAGAATTGAGATATCTACAAGCATTGGAATCAGATCCTGGCAACACTTATTATCTGTCAAAGTATGCTAGTTTCCTTTGGAATACTGGTGGACAACAAGACAATTCTACTAGCTTTCCTATAGAAGAATTAGATAACTTACAAATATGA
- the LOC131620995 gene encoding glycosylinositol phosphorylceramide mannosyl transferase 1-like: MRGSCWLNRRIEQRFRLLAISTVKSVKIKLLLFFCVALTLLAFSTTGSTFLLWNNNNNIQTPPLRRFTDSRKGYSIVMNTWKRYDLLKQSIKHYSSCPRLDSVHIVWSELDPPSEGLLKFLHQAVKSKSRDGQYVKLRFDVNKEDSLNNRFKEIKDLETDAVFSVDDDVIFPCSSVEFAFDVWQSAPDAMVGFVPRVHWVDSLNGEDNKFRYGGWWSVWWTGTYSMVLSKAAFFHKKYLSLYTNEMPSSIREYVTKNRNCEDIAMSFLVANATGAPPLWVKAKIYEIGSTGISSLGGHSIRRSECVNIFTAMFGRMPLVYTSVKAVDSRNVWFW, translated from the exons ATGAGAGGGAGCTGTTGGTTGAACCGTCGGATTGAGCAGAGGTTTCGGTTACTTGCGATCTCCACCGTTAAATCAGTGAAGATCAAGCTTCTGCTGTTTTTTTGCGTCGCGTTAACGCTTCTCGCATTTTCAACAACCGGTTCAACTTTCTTATTGtggaacaataataataatattcaaacTCCTCCACTTCGTCGTTTCACTGATTCAAG GAAAGGATATTCTATTGTAATGAACACATGGAAGCGATATGATCTCTTAAAGCAGTCCATCAAACATTATTCATCCTGTCCTCGACTTGATTCAGTACATATTGTATGGAGTGAACTCGATCCTCCATCAGAAGGTCTTCTAAAatttctgcaccaagctgtaaaaTCCAAGTCTAGAGACGGACAATATGTAAAGCTGAGGTTTGATGTCAACAAAGAAGACAGTTTGAACAACAGATTTAAAGAAATTAAGGATTTGGAGACTGATGCTGTCTTTTCTGTTGACGATGATGTCATATTTCCTTGCTCTTCAGTGGAATTTGCATTTGATGTTTGGCAAAGTGCGCCAGATGCAATGGTGGGGTTTGTACCTCGTGTACATTGGGTGGATTCAttg AATGGTGAAGACAACAAGTTTAGATATGGCGGATGGTGGTCTGTGTGGTGGACGGGTACATATAGCATGGTGCTCTCCAAGGCAGCATTCTTTCACAAAAAGTATCTCAGTCTCTACACGAATGAGATGCCATCATCGATTAGAGAATATGTAACAAAGAACAG GAATTGTGAAGATATTGCAATGTCTTTTCTCGTCGCAAATGCAACTGGTGCACCCCCTTTATGGGTTAAAG CCAAAATATATGAGATTGGATCGACAGGAATTAGTAGTTTGGGAGGTCATAGTATACGAAGATCAGAGTGTGTCAACATATTTACCGCCATGTTTGGGCGGATGCCCTTGGTATATACTTCAGTGAAGGCAGTTGATAGTCGCAATGTCTGGTTTTGGTGA